Proteins co-encoded in one Hyla sarda isolate aHylSar1 chromosome 4, aHylSar1.hap1, whole genome shotgun sequence genomic window:
- the LOC130367319 gene encoding putative nuclease HARBI1, with product MRAHNIPNSANPSITPRQTRRPRRFKIRLNLNSFTDEEVLQHFRLSKDSIRMLYEEIKLHIDRQTRRSHAICGMSKLLAVLHYLASGSFQYCVASKIGFTQPTFSRCLRQVVNAIVNISTNYISFPYSISEREEVKQKFFQKYGMPLTIGLIDCTHIAIIPPAAEEQSYRNRKKFHSLNVQLICGPSGEILDIVPRYPGGTHDSFVLSGSGIGQLFQSGYFGDDLLLGDNGYRLTPWLLTPIFRHEQTPSNAIIKRTEEHGAKWKEFLDSSSHVFAA from the exons ATGCGGGCACACAACATTCCCAACTCGGCCAATCCTTCAATTACTCCCCGTCAAACCCGAAGGCCAAGGCGGTTCAAAATTAGGCTTAACCTGAATTCATTTACAGATGAGGAAGTCCTTCAACATTTTAGACTATCAAAAGATTCCATTAGAATGCTTTATGAAGAAATCAAACTACACATTGACAGACAGACAAGAAGAAGTCACGCTATTTGTGGAATGTCTAAACTCCTAGCAGTACTTCATTACTTAGCTAGTGGTTCTTTCCAGTACTGTGTAGCCTCCAAAATAGGTTTCACGCAACCCACATTCAGCCGCTGTCTTCGTCAGGTTGTTAATGCTATTGTGAACATCAGCACCAATTACATTAGCTTCCCATACAGCATCTCAGAAAGGGAGGAAGTGAAGCAAAAGTTTTTCCAAAAATATGGTATGCCTTTAACAATCGGATTAATAGATTGTACGCATATCGCAATCATCCCACCCGCAGCAGAGGAACAAAGCTACAGAAACCGGAAGAAGTTCCACTCTTTAAATGTTCAACTAATATGTGGCCCCTCCGGTGAAATTTTAGACATTGTCCCCAGATATCCTGGAGGAACCCATGACTCATTCGTGTTAAGCGGAAGTGGAATTGGCCAACTATTTCAAAGTGGTTATTTTGGTGATGATTTATTATTAG GTGATAACGGGTATCGCCTTACTCCATGGCTACTTACCCCTATCTTTCGCCACGAACAGACGCCCAGCAACGCTATAATCAAGCGCACCGAAGAACACGGAGCCAAGTGGAAAGAGTTTTTGGACAGCTCAAGTCACGTTTTCGCTGCCTAG
- the LOC130366752 gene encoding uncharacterized protein LOC130366752, giving the protein MVVRSAAWTNIMMKVNSVGVARRTVPELKKKWSDIKKKVKAKMAAISRYARQTGGGPSCPEKLSQLEEKVGSTCRREQVEGFGLADACMQALTTRENIMSERNEEISPEEPAVEAIDQPHCHGDDPATENTSGPVNPPRPNEELFLPADLGLSESQTTYINEYTNQHLQYMQRVDSRFDTLEKGLNNLAEAFLRGSNSISQGLNTIASLLESQTGGVTQIAHSPTTTIPQSVDNPPPGDQVHHDIQGSPSSLSTEHSLGSAITLKSNVAESVSSSESVLLDEESSSAQALDLSLSNPSLSNWIGNQTTKVCAGDQMSSGAHFLLTCKKELSSPENRQSTSATMTPTIGTRKTLGTSWKVNPDFRK; this is encoded by the exons ATGGTCGTTAGATCAGCGGCGTGGACTAATATAATGATGAAAGTAAATTCTGTAGGAGTGGCCAGGAGAACCGTCCCCGAGTTAAAGAAAAAATGGTCAGACATCAAGAAAAAAGTAAAAGCCAAGATGGCTGCCATTTCAAGATATGCCCGCCAGACAGGAGGTGGTCCATCTTGTCCAGAGAAATTATCTCAGCTAGAGGAAAAAGTAGGCTCCACTTGTCGAAGAGAGCAAGTTGAAGGATTTGGCTTGGCGGATGCCTGCATGCAGGCTCTAACCACAA GGGAAAACATAATGTCTGAAAGAAATGAGGAGATTAGTCCGGAAGAACCTGCTGTTGAAGCAATTGATCAGCCACATTGTCATGGAGATGATCCTGCTACGGAGAACACATCCGGCCCTGTCAATCCTCCTAGACCAAATGAGGAACTTTTTTTACCTGCAGATCTGGGACTTTCCGAATCCCAAACAACATATATTAATGAGTACACAAATCAGCATTTGCAATATATGCAGCGTGTTGATTCAAGATTTGATACTCTAGAAAAAGGTTTAAACAACTTAGCTGAGGCATTTTTACGAGGATCAAACTCCATTTCCCAAGGGTTAAACACTATTGCTAGTCTGCTGGAAAGCCAAACTGGTGGTGTTACCCAAATTGCTCACTCTCCAACAACAACTATACCACAGTCTGTGGACAACCCACCCCCTGGTGACCAAGTCCACCATGATATTCAGGGATCACCATCTTCACTTAGCACGGAACATAGCTTAGGCTCAGCCATTACCTTAAAGTCAAATGTGGCTGAGAGTGTTTCTTCATCAGAGTCAGTATTATTGGATGAGGAGAGTTCAAGTGCTCAAGCACTTGACTTGTCTCTTTCAAATCCTTCTCTTTCAAATTGGATCGGGAACCAAACCACAAAGGTGTGTGCCGGGGATCAAATGAGTTCTGGGGCCCATTTTTTGCTAACGTGCAAAAAAGAACTTTCGAGCCCCGAAAATAGGCAGTCTACGTCGGCGACAATGACGCCCACTATCGGTACCCGCAAAACCCTGGGCACATCCTGGAAAGTTAATCCAGACTTTAGAAAATAA